The genomic segment CCCGCCCAGCACGATGATCGGCACGTTTCGCGGCAACCCGCGCGGCTTTGGTTTTGTCGTGCCCGAAAGCCCCGCCGAGCATGGCGATCTGTACATCGCGCCGGAAGACACGGCCGACGCCGTGACCGGTGACAAGGTCCGCTGTCAGGTCATGCGTCGCGGCCATCGTGACGGCAAGCAGATGCTCGCGGGCCGCATCGTGGAGATCGTCCAGCGCGGGGAGAGCAAGTACGTCGGTCAGTTGCGTCGCGATGGCGGCATCTGGTATGTCCGGCCCGACGGCAACACGCTGCATGTGCCGATCCTGGTGAGCGATGTCGGCGCGAAGGGCGCGAAGGAGGGCGATCAGGTCGTCGTCGAGATCGTGCGTTACCCCAGCGAGGGCAGACCAGCCAAAGGCGTCATCGTGGAGCGGATCGGGGCGCGCGGTCAGGCCGGCGTCGATCTGGCGAGCATCATTCGCCAACACAACCTGCCCGAGGAATTCAGCGCCGAGGTGATGGCCGAGGCGCGCGGCGTGGCGAAAGCGTTCGACGTGCAGGCGCTGGGCGGACCGCGCGAGGACCTGACCGGCCGAACAATTATCACGATCGACCCCGACGACGCGAAGGATTACGACGACGCGATCTCGCTGGAGCGGCTGGATGGTGGCGGCAACGCCAAGGGAGGCGGCCGGCGCACGGGTCAGGCGAGCGTGGAGCGATCCGGCGGATCACGAAAAAGCGGAACCAACCCCGAAGGCGCCGCGTGGGAGCTTGGCGTGCACATCGCCGACGTGAGCACGTTCGTGCGCGAGGGCGGCGCGATCGACACGGCGGCGCGGGAGCGTGGTACGAGCGTCTATTTTCCAGGTTACGTCATCCCGATGCTGCCGGAGCTGCTGTCCAACGGGTTGTGCAGCCTGCAAGAAGGCGAGGATCGCCTGTGCAAATCCGCGTTCATCCGCTACGACGCGGCCGGTCGCGTGGTGGGCACGCGCTTCGCCAACACCCTTATCCGCTCGACGAAGCGCCTGACCTACACGCAGGCGCAGGCGATCATCGACGGCGACGCGAGCGATTGTCCCGCTCCGGTCCTGCGATTGCTGAAAGACATGGACACGCTGGCGAAGGTCATCCGCCGGCGCCGCCTGAATGACGGTATGGTGACACTTGATTTGCCCGAAGTGCGCCTCGTGCTCGATGACGAGGGGCGCGTGATCGACGCGAAACCCGAGGACGACAGCTTCACGCACACGATCATCGAGATGTTCATGGTCGAGGCCAA from the Planctomycetia bacterium genome contains:
- a CDS encoding VacB/RNase II family 3'-5' exoribonuclease; the encoded protein is MGKRFSERILEFIRRPGYTPLKARKLAIEMGIAESEYGDFHDAVDSLRRVGRVVLGSGNAVTLPHPPSTMIGTFRGNPRGFGFVVPESPAEHGDLYIAPEDTADAVTGDKVRCQVMRRGHRDGKQMLAGRIVEIVQRGESKYVGQLRRDGGIWYVRPDGNTLHVPILVSDVGAKGAKEGDQVVVEIVRYPSEGRPAKGVIVERIGARGQAGVDLASIIRQHNLPEEFSAEVMAEARGVAKAFDVQALGGPREDLTGRTIITIDPDDAKDYDDAISLERLDGGGNAKGGGRRTGQASVERSGGSRKSGTNPEGAAWELGVHIADVSTFVREGGAIDTAARERGTSVYFPGYVIPMLPELLSNGLCSLQEGEDRLCKSAFIRYDAAGRVVGTRFANTLIRSTKRLTYTQAQAIIDGDASDCPAPVLRLLKDMDTLAKVIRRRRLNDGMVTLDLPEVRLVLDDEGRVIDAKPEDDSFTHTIIEMFMVEANEAVARVLERIGVPFIRRIHPEPSPESLEAMGRFMRAAGFAVPKRITPGDLQALLAPLKGKPEAYAINLIVLKSMQTAEYSPKQVGHFALASKGYAHFTSPIRRYADLMIHRLVQQHLDGRLKKFVEGMEGVPSYEELVEIGNRLSYLSRRAEDAEEELKTVKVLELLSDQVGEEFDGVINGVTNFGLFVQHPTYLIDGLLRMEDLGDDWWEANVAMGTVVGERSRRRFTLGSLVRVAIAEVDVSARQMRLVLRSGSAARSGRTLKEVPHSERRGGSGGFGKPKANATKGFGKNRTSQGRGKSARSSNGNRGKSRRRKR